Genomic DNA from Vanrija pseudolonga chromosome 3, complete sequence:
ATCAGTGAGGTAAACCAACCACCAAGGACAATGGACAGACAATGCGCCGTGAGAACAATGCGCGGTAAGAACGATGCGCCGTAGGAACACGCACGGATAATCAGTAGCTGCAATGTGAATGGTCAAGGTATATGGCTTGTTGTCCCGTCAGTGGTTTAGATCCCGACGAGTTGTGGACTCGGCCAGCTGCGTTgtcacctcgaccgcgtgcCGCGTTGACAGCTCTGCGTTGTCCCTTCAACCCCGCTGCGTTgtcacctcgaccgcgtgccgcctcgaccgcatgccgcctcgaccgcatGCCGCCTCGACCCCTCTGCGTTGTCGCCTCAACCCTGCCGCGTTGTCGCCTCGATCCCTAACCGACCCGCTGCCAAGTTGCCTCAACCCGCGACGTCGCCCCCGCGTCAAGACTCTCACATCTAGCCTCTATCATCTGGCCTATAGCTTGGCctggggaggtggaggagccCTCCTGCCCCACGTGCCCTTGCTGGGCTTGATCGTCGTGTGCATGCCCGACGCGATGCGCTTGCCATTGTCCGCGTTGATGATCTAGAGTCAGCAGAGGTCACCCCGACCAACTCACAAGACATCTGGCCGtggccagcacgccgcccatGCGGTCAATGGTGCACTCAACACGAAGCCTTGTTCCACTGCGACATTAGCCCGACCCATGGCAAGCAGGAAGACCCCCGCActcacgccggcgcagggTTGTAGTACGTCATGTCAATGTTGATGCTGGGCCCGGCAATGTTCCACTCCTTGGTGAACAGCCGCCTAAAGGTCGTGCCCGTGGTCATGTCGACGATCCAcgcagcggccgcgccgtgcagaccaccaccaccgttgATCCAGTCTTGCGCGTCAGCTGCTCAACCCCTAACCCAACTCACTAGGCTGCACGATCGCCTCGTACACCGCAGTCCAGCCATCCGTGTCCCTTCCACCCTTGGCATTCACACTGGGGACCTCCTGGGCCTCCACAGCCCGAAAGTGGGGCGCGAAAGTGTCGCCGGCGAACGGCATGTTGCCCATAATCTTGCGGAGGTACAGcgtgtcctcctcggtcgcggGGATCATTCTTCCTGGAGCAGACATGGTATGAGTGTAAGTGAGGATGAAAAGTCGAGATCCACCTCCGTATCCATTTTGTTGTGGGGTGAGTGACCTCGGTACCTCACCTCGGTGAGTCGTCGTTAGCCGGCGAACGGCGTTGGATAACCGCGAATGGCGGCCATTCCCCTCGTCAGCATTAGGTACGTCAGCCACGGCACGTGGAACGACGTCAGCGGGGCCAACGAGCCCAACGGGTCAAGCCTGGGCAAACCGCATACGAGTTCCCACAACACCTCGCAGATCACATCGATCCACCCTCAACGCCCGTTGCatctcccccaccccctcacCATGTCGTTAAAAGTTGTCGCGTACGGCGTTCACGTGCGGACAGCGGTCGCACCCGATGgccccggcgcggcgctcgagacCCGCTCCACGGCGCAAGGGCTCGAGGTCAACGTTGACAACATTGCaatgcgcggcggcgaccccgtcgtcgtcatcgctTTCGTACTGCCTACAGCCTCGGGGGACAAGGTGGATGGCTCGGTCACGGTACAGATCAACCAGCTGCCGCatgtccgccgccgtggaTGGCTATCGCTCGAACCGTCGATCGAGGGGGTGCTCGCGTACTACTTGCTTGACCCCGAGTCCGCCGGCACGGTCATCCTCTTCCGCAACCCCGGCACACGCGATTTCCTGGCCCAGCTCAACGACAACACGCCGATCGGTGACCTGACCCTCCCCGGCACCCACGAGTCATGTGCCCTCTACGGATGTAAGTGCGGCTGTAGACCAAACTGACACCCAGTCTTCATCTCCCAGTGCCAGCAAACGGCTACCCCGGTCGCCCAGCAGCTCATCGACGGCGTTAGATTCCTCGACGTACGCTTAAAGGTTGAGAAGGGACGCCTTGAGAGTAAGCAAACCACACGTCCACTCCTAACCCCAGCGTACCACGGCATCCGCCCAGAGCGCTCCaccctcaaggccgagctcgacgccatcgagtCCTTCTTTGTCCAGCACCCACGCGAAACCGTCATCGTCTCTATCAAAGAAGAGACCCCGCCCTGGCACCCCGACTTTTCGCAAATGGTGTACAACGAGTTCAAGTCGTATGGCGACCGTTGGCGCTTTGCCGAGACCGTGCCGACGCTCGGGGAGGCCCGCGGCAAGGGCATCATCTTCACGCGCTTCGATCGCAGCAACGACAACGAATGGCCAGAGGGCATGGGCATTCACCCGACAACATGGCCCGATTCCCGGCGCGAGGGCTTCGAATGGGATTGCAAGGGAACGACAGTCAAGACGCAGGACTGGTACCGCGTCGACTCGTTTATCGAGATTCCTGAAAAGACCGAAGTAGTCATCAACtcgttggcgccgacgctcaGCCCCCAGCAAGGCTTGCCGTGGACCATATCGTTCGCCTCGGCATCTAGATTTCCAATGGCCCCACCGCAGTGGATGGCCAAGGGGGTTGGGTTCCCGACGTggggtctcggcgtcgacggcgtgaaCGGCAGAGTCACCAAGTGGTTactcgagcaggcggcggctggcAAGAGGCCCCGGGCCACGCTCTTGACCGACTTTTATCACCAggcgggcgacggcagcgccagcaTCGCCGAGTtactcgtcgcgctcaactTTATCAACAACTAACCTTATGTCTCAGTTAGACTGTATCTCTTGTAATGCGATTACATCGACGTGCGCGCAGCCCGGCACGGGATCTCTGGGCGTCACCACCCTCCCCCGGGACTCTGCTCTGACCGACTCTGAGCCGGGCTgcagggcgaggcgctgcaTCGGCCAGCACACGGGACTGCTCCATTCGCCGGCTCTGGCGGTTACTCCCCACTCTCGATGCAGGATAGACCCTCGCCAATGCTCGACCACGCCGCTAGCACAGTACCAACTGGCACCACGGCGCACTCTTGGTAGCAGGACGCCATGCCACCCCGGTGTGAAGGCGCGAGCGCATGGCTCTAGGACCTTGGTCCTCTTCTCCGGAGGCACAGCAGCAAGGCGCCCGCTAGAGTTTGTCGCGGTGAGAGCCCAGCGGTACGTGTTTGCAGCCCAGCCGAGCAAAGGGTCGCTGGGCGGTGCTCTGCAAGGGACACCAGGGTGTTTCGGCGTCGATAAACGAACATGGAGCGGTCGGTGGCCACCGTGGCTGGCGGTGGCTCGAGCGGTAGCCAGGGCAGGACGTCGCAAGCCGGGTGCACACTAGATTGATTCACAGCGTCGACATGTTCTTGGTCCCACCTACACTGTTCCCTGCGCGTTTGACCCGATCCCATGCCTCCACCCAGAACAGCCCGCCTGGTAGCTCCCCTTGCGAGCACCCAGTGACTCTGCCCTCTGCCCCTCGGCGACACGCGCAGCAAAAGTCGGCGGCTGAGCCCGGGCGCCGGATACGACGCCTTTATGATCCGCCGTAGTGGCCAGAGACACGCCACGGCGACCAACGGCATGGGTCCTGCTCAATGTCGGACACCGGGGGAGCGCTGCAAGCAGCGGGGGGAGTGTAACAACTGAAAGTGTCAGCTGCCGTGCCAGCGCAACACCTACCTTAGGGTTAGAAGCCACCTGGCCCTAAAGCCAGGCGGTGGTTGCCCATCTGCCGCACGTGCCATTCAACGCGTCTTTGGGGCGAGGTATTGCAAGAGTCATGGGCGACGCAGGTTTACTAGCCAGAGCTTGGACCGAGCCGAGCAGACTCTGAGAGCTAGAGAGAGGACATGGGAGTGTGGGGGGGTCAAGGGCACACGGGGAAGAGTACGCTGGAAGGGTCGTTGAGCGAGTTGAGCTTGCCGTGAATCGTCTTGAAAGTGTGCAATGAAGCAAAAACAAGTTGACGGATTTGTTGACATTTAAAGGTGACCGTGTGTCAGCCTGACACTGGTGTGACACGTGGAATTCTCTACCTGACACTGCATCACGTGACCCACACCCCCAGTGCGTCATCGGCCCGGTCGGGTTCTTGTTCGGAAACATGGCTTTGAACCCCCTCTTTTGCATCTTGCATCTTGTTTCCTCTCTTATCCCAACCCAACACCTCAgcatggcctcgagcgcaaTCAGGTTCAAAGCAGAGCTCCTGTCGACATTCGTGAGCAagcaggtcgccgccgccgggctcggcgtcaaggcaGGAAAGCGGCCACTGCTCGTCTCGATGCAGGGGCCCCAGGGCTCCGGTGAGTGGGAACAACAACAGACGCAGGACGAGtcgctcacacacacaggCAAGAGCACACTGGCTGCGGAAATGGTCAAGGTGCTGGCGGATGAGCATGGCCTCAAGTGTGCTGTCGCGTCAATGGATGGTGCGTGTGACTGCGACTACGCCCCCGGTTGACCCCCCGGCCTATCATTACCCCGCTCCCTCCTGACCCTGACCAGACTTCTATCTCACCTACGCCGGCCTCAAGGCTGTCGCATCAGCCAACCCCAACAACTCGCTACTCTCTGGACGCGGCCCTCCTGGTACACACGACTTGCCACTCCTCTCTTCCACGCTCGCCCGTCTCCGCGACGGCCCGGCCCCGTCCCAGACCAACCCTCTCCACATCCCCACGTTTGACAAGTCACAGAACGAGGGATACGGCGAGCGCTCGACCGTCACCGAAGACATCACCGCCCCAATCGACGTCTTTGTCCTCGAAGGCTGGAGTCTTGGCTTTGCgccagtcgacgccgacactcTTCGCGAGCGCTGGGCCGATGGCCGTGTTGCCTCACGCCATCCTATAGAGAGCCTGCAAACCCTCGACACCAATCTGGCGGAGACTGAACGCTCCACTGGAGACAAGTTTGACTGTCACATCGCCATCCGCCCCATCTCGTACGACTTTGTGTACGACTGGCGCCTGCAAGCGGAACACAACATGAAGGCAAAgaacggcggcaagggcatgACGGATGACGTCGTGCGGGCGTTTGTCGACCGCTACATGCCTGTCTACGAAGTGTTTGGCGAGGGGCTGCCAGAACGCCAGGCGCTGGTGCTCACCTTTGACAAGAACCGCGAGGTTGTGGACCCCAGTGTGGACGAGGGGGCATAGGGCGTGGATGCACCATCATCTCTATTGACTTCACATCCCGCAACTGCATCCGCATCTGCCCTTCATCTGCATTCTCATCTCCTACTGACTTGTGCTACATACACAAGACCATCAGCTCGGTCTTGTACACAGAAACGCCGGCTCCGTCCACGCCATCAAGCTTCTGTATTGCCTGGTAGAGTCAGCCCCGCCTCACCGACCCCACGCGACCCACCCCGTAGCAGAGCCGTTGCTCATCAGCCGCCACGAGCGACAGCACCTGCTGCGGCCCCACCTGGGGTATGAACGGAGATGCACGCAGCCTACGCGTGATGGTTACGTAGGGTAACGACGTAAAGACATCGTCAACCCAGACATGGTCGGCCACCAGCTCGCCAAACGCCGACACggccacctcgacgtccgGCGGCAGCTCTGGCAGCTCACCAGCCGtgaccttggcgacgagAGCTGGCGAAAAGTCGCGCACCTCGATGGCGGCATACCCGCTATCGAGGTGAACAAGCACGTCCCGGTACGCGGCAGTCGCGTACTTGCGAAGGATGCGGGCATGACCCTAGCACAGGAGGTCAGCGCCTCCTAGTGCCACCAACTCACGGTATTCGGTCCCTCGTTTGTATATGCCATCCTCGAGTTCTCTGGCCCCCATGCGCTCCATGTGTATCGACGGAGCACGGGATTGTCATGCGTGGACGAGAATGTGCGGCCTCGCTCATCGTTCCCCTGCCATGGGTCCACAGGCGCCCCAGGTCGGAACCCACCAAACGTCCAGGTGCAGGTACACCCAGGCACATTGCACAAGGCCAGACCATGGTCGTTGTACAGCGCGTTCAGCGTCGCGGTGGTTAGACGCTCGCGAAGCGGCCCTCGGAcacgctcctcgcccgcgcgtGCCATCTCGAGCAGCGTCTCACGGAGAACATAAATGTTGTACTGGTTCCGCGCCCAGAAAGATACGCGAATGACACCTCGTTGGTCATCGGGGACGAACGGACTTCCTCCGACGGCGCGTGTCGCTGCACCTTGCCGTAACGGCGTAATCCAGATCTCGTAGCACTGTTGTTTGAGCCGCGGCATATCGAGATGGACAATGCACACTCCTGGGTGAGGCCACTTGCCCATATCGGGTTGCCCGGGAAACTTGTCACCCAGTGGTTCGTTCTCGGGGATGGTCCAGATGTCAAAGCA
This window encodes:
- the Acot13_0 gene encoding Acyl-coenzyme A thioesterase 13; its protein translation is MSAPGRMIPATEEDTLYLRKIMGNMPFAGDTFAPHFRAVEAQEVPSVNAKGGRDTDGWTAVYEAIVQPNWINGGGGLHGAAAAWIVDMTTGTTFRRLFTKEWNIAGPSINIDMTYYNPAPAGTRLRVECTIDRMGGVLATARCLIINADNGKRIASGMHTTIKPSKGTWGRRAPPPPQAKL
- the plcA_0 gene encoding 1-phosphatidylinositol phosphodiesterase yields the protein MSLKVVAYGVHVRTAVAPDGPGAALETRSTAQGLEVNVDNIAMRGGDPVVVIAFVLPTASGDKVDGSVTVQINQLPHVRRRGWLSLEPSIEGVLAYYLLDPESAGTVILFRNPGTRDFLAQLNDNTPIGDLTLPGTHESCALYGFFISQCQQTATPVAQQLIDGVRFLDVRLKVEKGRLETYHGIRPERSTLKAELDAIESFFVQHPRETVIVSIKEETPPWHPDFSQMVYNEFKSYGDRWRFAETVPTLGEARGKGIIFTRFDRSNDNEWPEGMGIHPTTWPDSRREGFEWDCKGTTVKTQDWYRVDSFIEIPEKTEVVINSLAPTLSPQQGLPWTISFASASRFPMAPPQWMAKGVGFPTWGLGVDGVNGRVTKWLLEQAAAGKRPRATLLTDFYHQAGDGSASIAELLVALNFINN
- the TDA10 gene encoding putative ATP-dependent kinase TDA10 — translated: MASSAIRFKAELLSTFVSKQVAAAGLGVKAGKRPLLVSMQGPQGSGKSTLAAEMVKVLADEHGLKCAVASMDDFYLTYAGLKAVASANPNNSLLSGRGPPGTHDLPLLSSTLARLRDGPAPSQTNPLHIPTFDKSQNEGYGERSTVTEDITAPIDVFVLEGWSLGFAPVDADTLRERWADGRVASRHPIESLQTLDTNLAETERSTGDKFDCHIAIRPISYDFVYDWRLQAEHNMKAKNGGKGMTDDVVRAFVDRYMPVYEVFGEGLPERQALVLTFDKNREVVDPSVDEGA